The Trueperaceae bacterium genome window below encodes:
- a CDS encoding 5'-methylthioadenosine/adenosylhomocysteine nucleosidase — MSPPGPVAILGAMPEEIQALLEALEARSQEISSGVVIHRGRLEGKEVVLARSGVGKVNAAAVAQLLASAGPRALIFTGVAGAVDPSLSTGDLVVGVEALQHDVDVTALGYELGRVPGEALVWKAAPDLVEIALEAAARLAADSEEFGEVQILRGRVASGDQFVADTARTTHLREVFAATCVEMEGAAVAQVCNRAGVPFVIIRSISDSADGEAQMSFREFTELAAGRAKALVRAMLRRL; from the coding sequence TTGAGTCCTCCCGGACCGGTAGCCATCCTCGGCGCAATGCCGGAGGAGATCCAGGCGCTGCTCGAAGCCCTCGAGGCCCGTAGCCAGGAGATCTCCTCGGGTGTCGTCATCCACCGCGGGCGACTCGAGGGGAAAGAGGTCGTGCTGGCTCGGTCGGGGGTCGGCAAGGTCAACGCCGCGGCCGTTGCGCAACTGCTCGCGTCGGCGGGCCCGCGCGCCCTCATCTTCACCGGTGTCGCCGGTGCTGTCGATCCTTCTCTGAGCACAGGCGACCTGGTAGTCGGTGTCGAGGCACTGCAGCACGATGTGGACGTGACAGCCCTTGGCTACGAGCTGGGCAGGGTACCGGGCGAGGCCCTGGTCTGGAAGGCCGCGCCGGACCTGGTAGAAATTGCGCTCGAGGCGGCAGCCCGGCTTGCGGCTGACAGCGAGGAGTTCGGCGAAGTGCAGATCTTGAGGGGCCGGGTGGCATCGGGTGATCAGTTCGTAGCGGACACCGCCCGCACCACCCACCTGCGAGAGGTGTTCGCCGCGACCTGCGTCGAGATGGAGGGGGCGGCAGTGGCCCAGGTGTGTAACCGTGCGGGCGTCCCCTTCGTGATCATCCGCTCTATAAGCGACAGCGCCGACGGTGAGGCTCAGATGTCGTTCCGCGAGTTCACCGAGTTGGCGGCCGGGCGGGCGAAGGCGCTCGTTCGAGCGATGCTGCGCCGACTCTGA
- a CDS encoding HU family DNA-binding protein: MAVSKADLVDQIAGETGMSKKDVKAVIDGMLGRVTTNLKKGEKVQLTGFGTFEVRERKARSGVKPGTTDRIEIPASKYPAFKPGKGLKDSVQ, from the coding sequence GTGGCAGTTTCCAAGGCAGATCTAGTCGATCAGATTGCTGGAGAGACCGGCATGAGCAAGAAGGACGTCAAGGCGGTTATCGACGGCATGCTCGGCCGCGTGACGACCAACCTCAAGAAGGGTGAGAAGGTGCAACTCACCGGCTTCGGCACCTTCGAAGTGCGCGAGCGCAAGGCCCGCAGCGGCGTCAAGCCAGGCACGACCGATCGCATCGAGATCCCGGCGAGCAAGTACCCGGCGTTCAAGCCCGGCAAAGGTCTCAAGGACAGCGTTCAGTAA